One genomic region from uncultured Treponema sp. encodes:
- a CDS encoding LacI family DNA-binding transcriptional regulator, which translates to MERSASVVTISDIAQELGVSKSTVSRVINCKGRIGAETRRRVMEKVQSCNYVPNPMAKGLVLRQTFNIGVVIPKNEEDNPFFQNCLVGISESVYKAGYDALIVVQGGGDITPLRRLVINRKVDGVILTRLEEKDESVDFLKKEGIPFIVMGTSGDNEFCHVGSDQISGCYEMTKFMISRGCEKVAVLAGDSKNSVNTFRFEGFKRGLASSGISLDGCVVHWNLECQKDVFSVLPDIMKENPQCLVCMDDIICVYVLKWLKQNDYEVPADIQVISFYDSQVLENNTPPITALNVNVSNLTKKAGSLLVDMIEGKKVPSHTKVGYELRIRESFR; encoded by the coding sequence ATGGAAAGGTCCGCTTCTGTTGTTACAATTTCGGATATTGCCCAGGAACTTGGAGTTTCAAAGTCTACAGTGTCCCGAGTTATAAACTGCAAGGGGCGGATTGGCGCGGAAACCCGGCGGCGCGTAATGGAAAAAGTTCAGTCGTGCAACTATGTTCCTAATCCGATGGCAAAAGGACTTGTTCTGCGACAGACTTTCAATATTGGCGTTGTGATTCCAAAAAATGAAGAGGACAATCCGTTTTTTCAGAATTGCCTCGTTGGAATTTCTGAATCTGTTTACAAGGCTGGCTATGATGCGCTGATTGTTGTTCAGGGCGGCGGAGATATTACTCCGTTAAGGCGGCTTGTTATAAATAGAAAAGTTGACGGCGTTATTTTGACCCGTCTTGAAGAAAAAGATGAATCCGTGGACTTCTTGAAAAAAGAAGGGATTCCGTTTATTGTAATGGGCACGTCCGGGGACAATGAGTTTTGCCATGTTGGAAGCGACCAGATTTCTGGCTGCTACGAAATGACAAAGTTTATGATAAGCCGTGGATGTGAAAAAGTTGCTGTTCTTGCGGGCGACAGCAAAAACAGCGTGAACACATTCCGCTTTGAAGGATTTAAGAGAGGACTTGCTTCTTCTGGAATTTCCTTGGACGGCTGCGTTGTTCATTGGAATCTGGAATGCCAGAAAGATGTTTTTTCTGTTTTGCCGGATATTATGAAGGAAAATCCGCAGTGTCTTGTCTGCATGGATGACATTATCTGCGTCTATGTGCTTAAATGGCTCAAGCAGAATGACTATGAAGTGCCGGCGGACATTCAGGTGATTTCGTTTTACGACAGTCAGGTTTTGGAGAACAATACGCCTCCAATTACGGCATTGAATGTAAACGTTTCAAATCTTACAAAGAAGGCAGGAAGTCTTCTTGTGGATATGATAGAAGGAAAAAAAGTTCCAAGCCACACAAAAGTCGGTTACGAGCTTAGAATAAGGGAATCTTTCCGCTGA
- a CDS encoding AbrB/MazE/SpoVT family DNA-binding domain-containing protein, translating into MELAKVTSKGQITIPLMIRNLLQLKTGDKVYFEEKKGKVYIANASQIALANAQNQMQGEAEKAGFQTEEDVVAYIKELRKTR; encoded by the coding sequence ATGGAACTTGCAAAAGTAACATCAAAAGGTCAGATAACAATTCCTCTTATGATAAGAAATTTGCTTCAATTGAAAACCGGCGACAAAGTGTATTTTGAAGAAAAAAAAGGAAAAGTTTATATTGCAAATGCATCACAAATAGCTTTGGCGAATGCGCAAAATCAAATGCAGGGCGAAGCTGAAAAAGCAGGTTTTCAAACAGAAGAAGATGTTGTTGCCTACATTAAAGAATTAAGGAAAACTAGGTGA
- the eda gene encoding bifunctional 4-hydroxy-2-oxoglutarate aldolase/2-dehydro-3-deoxy-phosphogluconate aldolase, whose amino-acid sequence MFEQTAEKIKNAKIIPVVKIQEKEDAIELARALTNGGMKAVEITFRTNDGETGLEKIAGCIESIKKEFPHILVGAGTVINASLAQKAQNAGADFLVSPGFNPKTVKWCVEHEVPFFPGVCTPGEIEQALEAGLNFLKLFPAEVMGGTKFLKSLAGPFPQTVFIPTGGINGENFSSYLSCKNVGAVGGSWMCPEKLIKEKNWQEIENLCKKANFPCIKSC is encoded by the coding sequence ATGTTTGAACAAACCGCAGAAAAAATCAAAAATGCAAAAATCATTCCGGTCGTAAAAATTCAGGAAAAAGAAGACGCAATAGAACTTGCACGCGCGCTCACAAACGGCGGAATGAAAGCTGTTGAAATAACGTTCAGAACAAACGACGGCGAAACCGGGCTAGAAAAAATCGCTGGCTGCATAGAATCAATAAAAAAAGAATTTCCGCATATTCTTGTGGGAGCCGGAACTGTAATAAACGCAAGCCTCGCACAAAAAGCGCAAAATGCTGGCGCGGATTTTCTTGTTTCCCCGGGATTCAATCCAAAAACCGTAAAATGGTGCGTTGAGCATGAAGTTCCTTTTTTCCCTGGAGTTTGCACACCGGGCGAAATTGAGCAGGCATTAGAAGCCGGACTGAATTTTTTAAAGCTTTTCCCTGCGGAAGTAATGGGCGGAACAAAATTCCTAAAATCGCTGGCAGGACCTTTTCCGCAAACAGTTTTCATTCCAACGGGCGGAATAAACGGCGAAAATTTTTCAAGCTATCTTTCATGCAAAAATGTTGGCGCGGTGGGCGGAAGCTGGATGTGCCCCGAAAAACTCATAAAAGAAAAAAATTGGCAGGAAATTGAAAACCTTTGCAAAAAAGCAAATTTTCCATGCATAAAAAGCTGCTGA
- a CDS encoding sugar ABC transporter permease — MRIESDGSSAKKVKVASLCFMGLSHIIYLKQYVKGALFAALEVLFLAFLPVTCRKIFDLITLGEPQPDIPVKLRNNSMFMLIDGILILSIIALFVAAYVISVRSAKKSYEEYCRTKRFVSQKSSLEEVGNKAFPITGLAPCVIMLLVFVVVPLLFSVAVAFTNYSAPNNIPPKNTVDWVGFQNFKALLFGGTNWSAGFARIAIWTLVWAVASTFTCYFGGLLVAVHLNESGIKIAPVFRFIFILPYAVPAVITMILWRQMLNGTFGIVNRTLIALGILEQGSTIPWLGDATLAKIMCVVINLWAGFGYFMMLSMGTMTAISKDLYEAAKIDGANGPQILRHITMPLVLYQTMPLIIMSFTHNINNFGIIFFLTGGDPTVADSTTTMAGGTDILVTWIYKLTITMLRYNYASVIAVLIFVVLAPFAIYQFRNTKAYKEGEV; from the coding sequence ATGCGGATAGAGTCCGATGGAAGTTCTGCAAAAAAGGTAAAAGTTGCATCTTTATGCTTCATGGGATTATCCCATATTATTTACCTTAAACAATATGTCAAAGGCGCTCTTTTTGCTGCCCTTGAAGTTCTTTTTCTTGCTTTTCTGCCAGTTACTTGCAGAAAGATTTTTGATTTGATTACTCTTGGCGAGCCTCAGCCTGATATTCCGGTTAAGCTTCGCAATAACTCTATGTTTATGCTTATCGACGGAATTCTTATTCTTTCGATAATCGCACTTTTTGTGGCGGCTTACGTAATTTCAGTAAGAAGCGCAAAAAAATCTTATGAAGAATACTGCAGGACAAAGAGATTCGTTTCTCAAAAGTCCTCTTTGGAAGAAGTTGGCAACAAGGCGTTCCCTATAACTGGACTTGCTCCTTGTGTAATTATGCTTCTTGTTTTTGTTGTTGTTCCGCTTCTCTTTAGCGTTGCGGTTGCTTTTACAAACTATTCTGCTCCAAACAACATTCCTCCTAAAAATACTGTAGACTGGGTTGGATTCCAGAACTTCAAGGCTCTCCTTTTCGGCGGAACAAACTGGTCAGCTGGTTTTGCACGCATCGCAATTTGGACACTTGTTTGGGCTGTGGCTTCAACTTTTACCTGCTACTTTGGCGGACTTTTGGTTGCCGTTCATTTGAATGAAAGCGGAATCAAAATTGCTCCAGTGTTCAGGTTTATATTTATCTTGCCTTATGCAGTTCCAGCCGTAATCACAATGATTCTGTGGCGTCAGATGCTCAACGGAACTTTCGGAATTGTAAACAGAACTCTTATTGCCCTTGGAATTCTTGAGCAGGGAAGCACAATTCCTTGGCTTGGAGATGCGACACTGGCAAAAATAATGTGTGTCGTAATCAACCTTTGGGCTGGATTCGGCTACTTTATGATGCTTTCTATGGGAACGATGACCGCGATTTCCAAGGATTTGTACGAAGCTGCAAAGATTGACGGTGCGAACGGACCTCAGATTCTTCGCCACATTACAATGCCGCTTGTTCTTTATCAGACAATGCCTTTGATTATTATGAGCTTTACGCACAATATCAACAACTTCGGAATTATCTTCTTCTTGACAGGCGGAGATCCGACAGTTGCAGATTCCACAACCACAATGGCGGGCGGAACTGATATTCTTGTTACTTGGATTTACAAGCTTACAATTACAATGCTTAGATACAACTACGCTTCTGTTATCGCAGTACTTATCTTCGTTGTTCTTGCGCCGTTTGCTATTTATCAGTTCAGAAATACCAAGGCTTATAAGGAAGGTGAAGTATGA
- a CDS encoding putative toxin-antitoxin system toxin component, PIN family yields MRVFVDTNVIISAMLFPSGKVARVFSHLLEKHAVVISSYTKEECNEVFEKKFPEKLKQLEIFFDGINFEEFTTPNKIDENKYPKIRDVKDLPVLDSAILSDSDILLTGDKDFEDLKIDKLLIFSPTRYFELIDK; encoded by the coding sequence GTGAGAGTTTTTGTTGATACAAATGTCATAATCTCGGCAATGCTTTTTCCAAGCGGAAAAGTTGCAAGAGTTTTTTCTCATCTGCTTGAAAAACATGCAGTTGTAATTTCTTCCTATACAAAAGAAGAATGTAATGAAGTCTTTGAAAAGAAATTCCCTGAAAAATTAAAACAGCTTGAAATCTTCTTTGACGGAATAAATTTTGAAGAATTTACAACGCCAAATAAAATTGATGAAAATAAATATCCAAAAATCAGAGATGTAAAAGATTTGCCAGTTCTTGACTCTGCAATTTTGTCTGATTCGGATATTTTATTGACTGGCGACAAGGATTTTGAAGATTTAAAAATCGATAAGCTGTTGATTTTTTCTCCTACAAGATATTTTGAGTTGATAGATAAATAA
- the gdhA gene encoding NADP-specific glutamate dehydrogenase, translating into MEYSIKNAYCKRVWDDISVRYADQGHFLQAAGLVLEAISPAVDKMPELEQYAVLERFVEPERIVMFRVPWTDDAGKPHVNRGFRVQFNSAIGPYKGGLRFSPEVGLDVLKFLGFEQVLKNSLTTLPMGGGKGGSDFDGHGKSDAEIMRFCQSFITELYRHIGADTDVPAGDKGVGGKEVAYMFGQYKRITNQYTGVLTGKGLSFGGSLARTEATGYGLIYFVECMLAKKGQDFKGKTAIISGDGNVAQYAAEKLLQLGGKPITLSDSTGYILDEDGITAEKLAYVKEFRARKEKVDAYVKKFPNAKFFKGEKPWGVKADLALPCATQDEIYLEDAKKLVANGCMLVAEGANMPTRAEAIKYFQENKVMFAPGKAANAGGVAVSGLEMSQNSERLSWTFEEVDSKLKQIMTNIHDNAYETAKKYATEGDYVAGANIAGFVKVANAMVAQGLV; encoded by the coding sequence ATGGAATACAGTATTAAAAATGCTTATTGTAAACGTGTTTGGGATGACATTTCTGTTCGCTATGCAGATCAGGGTCATTTTCTTCAGGCTGCTGGACTTGTTCTTGAAGCAATTTCTCCTGCGGTAGACAAAATGCCTGAGCTGGAGCAGTATGCTGTTCTTGAGCGTTTCGTAGAGCCAGAAAGAATTGTAATGTTCCGTGTTCCTTGGACTGACGATGCAGGAAAGCCTCATGTAAACCGCGGATTCCGTGTTCAGTTTAACAGCGCAATCGGACCTTATAAAGGAGGTTTGCGTTTTTCTCCGGAAGTAGGACTTGATGTTTTGAAATTCCTCGGATTTGAGCAGGTTCTTAAGAATTCCCTTACAACTCTTCCAATGGGCGGCGGAAAAGGCGGTTCAGATTTTGACGGCCACGGAAAATCAGACGCTGAAATTATGAGATTCTGCCAGTCATTTATCACAGAGCTTTATCGTCATATTGGCGCAGACACAGACGTTCCTGCTGGAGACAAAGGTGTAGGCGGAAAAGAAGTTGCCTATATGTTCGGCCAGTACAAGAGAATTACAAACCAGTACACTGGAGTTCTTACAGGAAAAGGACTTTCATTCGGCGGTTCTCTTGCCCGCACAGAAGCTACAGGCTACGGACTTATTTACTTTGTTGAATGCATGCTTGCAAAAAAAGGCCAGGACTTCAAAGGAAAGACAGCTATTATTTCTGGAGACGGAAACGTTGCCCAGTACGCTGCTGAAAAGCTTCTTCAGCTCGGCGGAAAGCCAATCACTTTGTCTGATTCAACTGGCTATATTCTTGATGAAGACGGAATCACTGCTGAAAAACTTGCCTATGTAAAAGAATTCCGCGCACGCAAAGAAAAAGTTGACGCTTATGTAAAGAAATTTCCTAACGCAAAATTCTTCAAAGGTGAAAAGCCTTGGGGCGTAAAAGCTGACCTTGCCTTGCCTTGCGCAACTCAGGATGAAATTTATCTTGAAGATGCAAAGAAACTTGTTGCAAACGGATGTATGCTCGTTGCAGAAGGCGCAAATATGCCTACACGTGCGGAAGCCATAAAGTATTTCCAGGAAAACAAAGTTATGTTCGCTCCTGGAAAAGCTGCAAACGCCGGCGGTGTTGCGGTATCCGGACTTGAAATGAGCCAGAACTCAGAGCGTCTTTCTTGGACATTTGAAGAAGTTGACTCTAAGCTTAAGCAGATTATGACAAACATCCACGACAACGCTTATGAAACTGCAAAAAAATACGCTACAGAAGGCGACTATGTTGCAGGCGCTAACATTGCAGGATTTGTAAAAGTTGCAAACGCAATGGTTGCCCAGGGATTGGTTTAA
- a CDS encoding maltose ABC transporter substrate-binding protein, whose amino-acid sequence MKKGVIAAVAVVSAGLLAFTGCSKKAKKSEKITLTVWESLLGPDEFIKQAGAKYTESHPNVEIKFVNVELGDSTGQIALDGPAGVGADLFAAPHDKLGELVNGGHVAPTENADVVAKEVLGACSKALTYEGKMYGYPVSAETYALFYNKDLIAEKDVPKTWDDLAKWAIEFNKKNPDKRGFVMDVGNAYYSIVFTTENGNRIFGSTGADTSTTYLNNDDAVNGMKFFQSLRNALDVPAADLSTGVCDAAFQGGQAAMHITGPWNVKNFVDAKLNFGVAPLPSLPGDTVPAASFSGTRAMFVSSYSDHPEEAADFAQFLISPAMQQLRFDITGAMPAINVKVSSEYIGGFLNQLDYAFPMPSVPQMSAFWDALGNASKNIWNGADVKKELDACNATILGM is encoded by the coding sequence ATGAAGAAAGGTGTTATTGCAGCTGTAGCTGTAGTATCTGCAGGTTTGCTCGCATTTACAGGATGCAGCAAGAAAGCTAAAAAGTCTGAAAAAATAACTCTTACTGTATGGGAGTCTCTTTTAGGACCAGATGAATTCATTAAACAGGCTGGAGCTAAATACACAGAGTCTCATCCAAATGTAGAAATCAAATTCGTAAATGTAGAGCTTGGCGATTCAACAGGACAGATTGCCCTTGACGGACCAGCTGGAGTTGGCGCAGACCTTTTTGCTGCTCCACATGATAAGCTTGGCGAACTTGTTAACGGCGGACACGTTGCTCCAACAGAAAACGCTGACGTTGTTGCAAAAGAAGTTCTTGGCGCTTGTTCAAAGGCTCTTACTTACGAAGGAAAAATGTATGGCTACCCAGTAAGCGCAGAAACTTATGCTTTGTTCTACAACAAGGATCTTATTGCTGAAAAAGATGTTCCAAAGACTTGGGATGACCTTGCAAAATGGGCTATTGAATTCAACAAAAAGAATCCAGACAAGCGTGGATTTGTAATGGATGTAGGAAACGCATACTATTCAATTGTATTCACAACAGAAAACGGAAACCGCATCTTCGGTTCAACTGGAGCTGACACTTCTACAACATATCTTAACAACGATGATGCTGTAAACGGAATGAAATTCTTCCAGTCACTCAGAAACGCTCTTGATGTTCCTGCTGCTGATCTTTCAACTGGAGTTTGCGACGCTGCATTCCAGGGCGGACAGGCTGCAATGCACATTACTGGACCTTGGAACGTAAAGAACTTTGTTGACGCTAAATTGAACTTTGGTGTTGCGCCACTTCCTTCACTTCCTGGAGACACAGTTCCGGCAGCTTCATTCTCTGGAACACGCGCTATGTTTGTAAGCTCATACTCTGATCATCCGGAAGAAGCAGCTGACTTTGCTCAGTTCCTTATCAGCCCGGCTATGCAGCAGCTCAGATTCGACATCACTGGAGCTATGCCAGCAATCAACGTAAAAGTTTCAAGCGAATACATTGGCGGATTCCTCAATCAGCTTGACTATGCATTCCCAATGCCTTCTGTTCCACAGATGTCTGCTTTCTGGGATGCTCTTGGAAACGCTTCAAAGAACATTTGGAACGGTGCAGATGTTAAGAAAGAACTTGACGCTTGCAACGCTACAATCCTTGGAATGTAA